The Streptococcus mitis genome has a segment encoding these proteins:
- a CDS encoding MarR family winged helix-turn-helix transcriptional regulator — MTYLEKWFDFNRRQKEIESLLEETIAQQSEQSLTLKEFYLLYYLDLAQEKSLRQIDLPDKLHLSPSAVSRMVARLEAKNCGLLSRRCCDQDRRSSFICLTGDGQKTLASLQKAVEASLETGLDFLI, encoded by the coding sequence ATGACCTATTTAGAAAAATGGTTTGACTTCAATCGGCGTCAGAAAGAAATTGAAAGTCTCTTGGAAGAGACCATTGCCCAGCAGAGCGAGCAAAGTCTGACCTTGAAAGAATTCTACCTCCTCTACTATCTGGACTTGGCTCAAGAAAAATCTCTACGCCAGATTGACCTGCCAGATAAGCTTCATCTGAGCCCGAGCGCTGTTTCTCGGATGGTGGCTCGCTTGGAAGCCAAAAATTGTGGTCTGCTTAGTCGCAGGTGTTGTGATCAAGATAGGCGCTCTAGTTTTATCTGCCTGACAGGTGATGGGCAAAAGACACTGGCCTCGCTACAAAAGGCTGTCGAAGCAAGCTTGGAAACTGGTTTAGATTTCTTGATTTAA